The Bacteroidales bacterium WCE2004 nucleotide sequence CCCAGGTCAACGTGGTCGTGACCGACGCCGGGCGCACGCTCCTGCAGGTCATCGACAACGGCTGCGGCATGAGCGCGGCGGACGCCGTCCTCTGCTTCGAGCGGCACGCCACCTCCAAGATCGCCTCGGCCGAGGACCTGGAGCAGATCCTCACCTACGGCTTCCGCGGCGAGGCCCTCGCGAGCATCGCCGCCGTGGCGGAGGTGACCCTGCGCACCCGCCGGCCGCAGGACGAGACGGGCACCGAAGTACAGATCGGCGCCTTCGGGGAGACGAAGACCGCGACCGTGGCCGCCCCGGCGGGCTCCAATTTCGCGGTCCGCAACCTCTTCTACAACACGCCCGCCCGCCGCAAATTCCTCAAGAGCGACAACGTCGAGCTCAAGCACATCCTCGAGGAATTCACGCGCGTGGCCATCACGCGCCCCGACATCGCCTTCACCCTCTCCCACAACGGCCGGGACATCTTTGTCCTGAAGAAGGCCAAATCCCTGAAATTCCGCATCCTGGACCTGATGGGCAGCAACGTGGCCGGCGACATCGTCGACCTGTCGGCCGACACCTCCGTGGTGCGCGTCCGCGGCTTCGTCGGGCGCCCCGACACCGCCCGCAAGACCCTGGGCAACCAATACTTCTTCGTCAACGGGCGCTTCTTCCGCAGCGCCTACCTGCACAAGGCCGTGATGAAGGCCTATGAGGAGATGATCCCCGACGGAGTCACGCCCTCCTACTTCATCTTCCTGGAGACGGACCCGCACGCCGTGGACGTCAACATCCACCCGGCCAAGACGGAGATCAAGTTCGAGGAAGACGCCGTCATCTTCCAGATTCTCTACGCCTGCGTCAAGGAGACGCTCGGACGCAACAGCTTCGGCGCCAGCATCGACTTCAACACCGAAGGCGCCGTGCAGATCCCCCAGCTGGGCCAGAGCTTCGAGCAATACAAGGGCC carries:
- a CDS encoding DNA mismatch repair protein MutL; the protein is MGKLKILPAQIANMIAAGEVVQRPASVVKELMENAVDAGATQVNVVVTDAGRTLLQVIDNGCGMSAADAVLCFERHATSKIASAEDLEQILTYGFRGEALASIAAVAEVTLRTRRPQDETGTEVQIGAFGETKTATVAAPAGSNFAVRNLFYNTPARRKFLKSDNVELKHILEEFTRVAITRPDIAFTLSHNGRDIFVLKKAKSLKFRILDLMGSNVAGDIVDLSADTSVVRVRGFVGRPDTARKTLGNQYFFVNGRFFRSAYLHKAVMKAYEEMIPDGVTPSYFIFLETDPHAVDVNIHPAKTEIKFEEDAVIFQILYACVKETLGRNSFGASIDFNTEGAVQIPQLGQSFEQYKGPVQMPTIETDPSYDPFSAGAFPAADSAPAPAAAAAAAAPGGYDYSRHIDRHEDYGRLFEEKTLPQGRTLVLQGKYILTPAASGLMIVNIARARERILYEQALHALGQEAHVTQTALFPVQVEVGAQQRLLFEDNAALLARLGFDIAPFGTDTVVVNGVPEGYSCEPGKVLQLVSDLVYILSEEREALPELMQQRLAEKFATLGASHADPPASPTEAQQLIDTLFASDNAELTPGGRRIVSIVPLADIDKKF